One Paraburkholderia fungorum genomic region harbors:
- a CDS encoding LysE family translocator, which translates to MVNSSAIATVFSVYAAAVVIPGPNFVAITQKAVAGRRSDALALVAGIVTVNLFWATCAILGIGMVFAILPWLAVGIRLVGAAYLIWFGLRLVVSVWAPPTGATQPTKAPPSRSAFLQGIATNIANPKSIAFYAAVFSSAVPTHVSMPTFFAVLATVGATATCWYGAVALVLSHAAIATAYRRAKAWIVLTCGGLMIALGIRQAFR; encoded by the coding sequence ATGGTTAATTCGTCTGCTATTGCGACTGTCTTTTCTGTCTATGCGGCTGCTGTCGTCATACCCGGGCCGAACTTCGTCGCGATCACCCAGAAGGCGGTAGCCGGCAGACGCTCCGATGCGCTCGCGCTTGTCGCCGGAATCGTTACGGTGAATCTGTTCTGGGCCACTTGTGCCATCCTTGGTATCGGAATGGTGTTCGCTATTTTGCCGTGGCTCGCTGTTGGCATTAGGCTTGTTGGCGCGGCCTATCTGATCTGGTTCGGGCTGCGGCTCGTTGTATCGGTATGGGCGCCCCCCACAGGAGCAACTCAGCCAACGAAGGCGCCTCCGTCTCGTAGCGCGTTCTTACAAGGTATCGCGACAAATATCGCGAACCCGAAGTCCATCGCCTTTTATGCGGCGGTGTTTTCCTCAGCCGTGCCCACGCACGTTTCCATGCCGACGTTCTTCGCGGTGCTTGCTACTGTCGGTGCAACAGCGACGTGCTGGTACGGAGCGGTCGCGCTCGTTCTATCGCACGCGGCGATTGCGACGGCGTATCGTCGCGCGAAGGCATGGATCGTCCTCACATGTGGAGGGCTCATGATTGCGCTGGGAATTCGACAGGCATTTCGTTAG
- the tnpC gene encoding IS66 family transposase — protein MDLPADLNALSPEQLRALATQLIARVEDRDREIEEKTREVGEKERELRYRQTRIDQLTHEISILRRYQFGKRSEQVSRDQMNLLDEAIDADLAAIEVELEQLQPQDTTGPLPQQPKRAALPAQLPRTEIRHEPQSTVCQCGCERVRIGEDISEKLDYTPGVFTVERHIRGKWVCRHCETLIQAAVPAHVIDKGIPTAGLLASVLVAKYADHLPLYRQEQIFGRAGVAIPRSTLGAWVGTCGVQLEPLVDALHQEILQQGVLHADETPVQMLSPGKGKTHRAYLWAYTPTHYSELRAVVYDFADSRAGEHARAFLAGWQGKLVCDDYSGYKAGFQQGITEIGCAAHARRKFFDLHTNHSSQIAAQALPFFAALYDIERDAVTLQAEERYTLRQSRAKPVCDALHEWMTAQRKLVSEGSAIAKALDYSLKRWDALTRYLDDGHVPIDNNWVENQIRPWAIGRSNWLFAGSLRAGKRAAAIMSLLRSAQLNGHEPHAYLKDVLTQLPTHRASDIATLLPHRWQPADPVR, from the coding sequence ATGGACCTGCCAGCCGACCTCAATGCTCTTAGCCCGGAACAGTTGCGTGCGCTCGCCACACAATTGATTGCGCGCGTCGAAGACAGGGACCGGGAGATCGAGGAGAAGACCCGCGAGGTCGGTGAGAAAGAGCGGGAGCTACGCTACCGGCAGACCCGGATCGACCAGTTGACCCACGAGATATCGATTCTCAGACGTTATCAGTTCGGCAAGCGCAGCGAGCAGGTCAGCCGCGATCAGATGAATCTGCTGGATGAGGCGATTGACGCGGATCTCGCCGCCATTGAAGTTGAGCTCGAGCAACTTCAGCCACAAGACACCACCGGGCCGCTACCCCAACAGCCGAAGCGTGCCGCGCTGCCGGCGCAATTGCCACGCACAGAGATTCGCCACGAACCGCAGAGCACCGTATGCCAGTGTGGCTGCGAGCGAGTGCGCATCGGCGAAGACATCAGCGAGAAGCTGGACTACACGCCGGGCGTGTTCACCGTGGAGCGGCATATCCGTGGGAAGTGGGTGTGCAGACACTGCGAAACACTGATTCAGGCTGCGGTGCCAGCGCACGTCATCGACAAGGGCATCCCGACCGCGGGACTGCTGGCGTCAGTGCTGGTTGCCAAGTACGCCGACCACCTTCCGCTGTACCGTCAGGAGCAGATCTTTGGGCGAGCAGGCGTCGCGATTCCGCGCTCGACATTGGGCGCATGGGTCGGCACGTGCGGCGTGCAGCTAGAACCGCTGGTCGACGCGCTGCACCAGGAAATCCTGCAGCAGGGTGTGCTGCATGCGGATGAGACGCCGGTACAGATGCTCAGTCCGGGCAAAGGCAAGACACATCGCGCGTATCTGTGGGCATATACGCCGACGCATTACAGTGAACTGCGCGCCGTGGTCTACGACTTCGCCGACAGCCGTGCAGGCGAACATGCCCGCGCGTTCCTCGCTGGCTGGCAAGGCAAACTGGTATGCGACGACTACAGTGGGTACAAGGCTGGATTCCAGCAGGGCATCACTGAAATCGGATGTGCGGCGCACGCGAGACGCAAGTTCTTCGATCTGCACACTAATCACAGCAGTCAGATCGCCGCGCAGGCGCTGCCGTTCTTCGCTGCGCTTTACGACATCGAGCGTGATGCCGTAACACTGCAAGCTGAGGAACGCTACACCCTCCGGCAAAGTCGGGCCAAACCGGTTTGCGACGCACTTCACGAATGGATGACGGCGCAGCGCAAGCTGGTGTCGGAAGGCTCGGCAATTGCCAAAGCGCTGGATTACAGTCTTAAACGATGGGATGCGCTGACCCGCTATCTCGATGATGGTCACGTGCCTATCGACAATAACTGGGTTGAGAACCAGATACGCCCTTGGGCTATTGGCAGGTCGAACTGGTTGTTCGCTGGTTCACTTCGAGCCGGAAAACGAGCCGCAGCCATCATGAGTCTGCTACGTTCAGCGCAACTGAATGGGCACGAACCACACGCCTATCTGAAAGACGTCCTCACACAGCTGCCAACCCACAGGGCCAGCGATATCGCGACATTACTGCCTCATCGCTGGCAACCAGCGGACCCTGTTCGATAA
- the tnpA gene encoding IS66-like element accessory protein TnpA: protein MPGRRRRRRYSIEFKAQVVAACQGPGVSLAAIALHHKLNANLLRRWVEQAETNDCVLVARSDLTAPPSAARTPTPEFVPLPLEMRNTRTAEIRVEVRRADLSITVSWPTSEAAQCAAWLREWLA from the coding sequence GTGCCTGGCCGTCGACGACGCCGGCGCTACAGTATCGAGTTCAAGGCTCAGGTTGTGGCAGCTTGCCAGGGGCCGGGGGTGTCGCTCGCGGCTATCGCGTTGCACCACAAGCTGAACGCCAATCTGCTTCGACGCTGGGTCGAGCAGGCCGAAACGAACGATTGTGTGCTTGTGGCCCGTAGCGACCTGACAGCGCCCCCATCAGCGGCGCGGACACCGACACCGGAATTTGTACCGCTGCCACTTGAGATGCGAAACACGCGTACAGCTGAGATTCGCGTCGAGGTGCGTCGCGCGGACCTGTCGATAACGGTGAGCTGGCCAACCTCAGAGGCAGCGCAATGCGCCGCCTGGCTGCGCGAGTGGCTCGCATGA
- a CDS encoding alpha/beta fold hydrolase, with protein sequence METLLTTSGRATLATDVIGSGEPIVFLHARVADRRMWVQQMRDMGVSHQTIAYDRRGFGETVADAEDHSAVEDLIAVLESVAGGVPAILVACSQGGGIALDAALRYPSYVRGLVLIAPSVTGAPKMTHAAHVEDLVTRLAVAEAANDIEEAIAIRKTLWLDGPFQLEGRVTGEARKLFDEMNVIALGLPPTGTNTDAPIAYGRLGELSVPTLVTCGDLDLSGIQERSRYVAAGVARGTFRQISGTAHLPTLEPPQEVTSMIVGFSHRHRHV encoded by the coding sequence ATGGAAACCCTTCTAACCACTTCGGGTCGTGCCACGTTGGCGACGGACGTCATCGGAAGCGGAGAACCGATTGTATTTTTGCACGCCCGGGTCGCGGACCGCCGGATGTGGGTCCAGCAGATGCGCGACATGGGCGTTAGCCACCAAACTATCGCCTATGATCGACGTGGATTTGGCGAAACAGTTGCCGATGCAGAGGACCACTCTGCCGTTGAAGATTTGATCGCCGTTCTCGAATCGGTCGCAGGCGGAGTCCCTGCAATACTCGTTGCCTGTTCTCAGGGCGGAGGCATTGCACTCGACGCAGCTCTCAGGTATCCCTCGTATGTTCGCGGTCTCGTTCTGATCGCGCCTAGTGTGACAGGCGCACCGAAAATGACTCATGCAGCGCATGTTGAAGATTTAGTCACCCGTTTGGCGGTGGCTGAGGCGGCGAATGATATTGAAGAGGCCATCGCGATTCGAAAGACTCTCTGGCTTGATGGTCCGTTTCAACTTGAGGGCCGCGTGACGGGGGAAGCTCGCAAACTATTTGACGAGATGAACGTTATCGCTCTCGGTTTGCCGCCGACGGGCACGAACACTGATGCACCTATCGCTTACGGCAGGTTGGGCGAACTATCAGTGCCGACGTTGGTGACGTGTGGCGACTTGGACCTATCTGGCATTCAGGAGCGAAGTCGTTACGTCGCGGCTGGCGTAGCCCGCGGGACGTTCCGACAAATATCAGGGACCGCGCATTTGCCGACCCTCGAACCGCCACAGGAAGTTACGAGCATGATCGTGGGTTTCAGCCACCGTCATCGCCACGTCTGA
- a CDS encoding 3'-5' exonuclease: MQAITPTPEQMTVLEAVDAGETVKIKAYAGTGKTSTLRMIADRMARKRGQYLAFNKDIAADAKRKFPGNVSCRTVHSVAYAAADRALTARLNLPKEPPHMLAGRYGLGPLRVPTIIGKTIELSAFQVGRLVADGAARFCRSAQSEPDTRHIVIDELVTEEAADELRATLLPHVAKHWGESIAPQGKTAITPDVYLKLWERSRPQIGADFILLDEAQDSDGLMLSVLRFQKNAQIIYVGDPYQQIYEWRGAVNAMEVIRARECALTESFRFGQHFAALASRILNLLGERTPLRGQAGIASTFYEDADSARRFDAVLCRKNVTVVGALANGLMAGRKVAVRANIDEILAFADGADRLMRGQRTFTPASLALFESWQDVQDYASSLAGRDLLPVVQIIDREGTAYLRQLLSRVTPESEADYVVSTIHRAKGLEWDRVKVSGDFRFKTGDDGRTTMTDEEKRLLYVGLTRARTEMDVSELRSDLLKVFAGAPAN; the protein is encoded by the coding sequence ATGCAAGCAATTACACCCACGCCGGAACAAATGACCGTCCTTGAGGCCGTCGACGCAGGCGAGACGGTGAAAATCAAGGCCTATGCAGGTACTGGCAAGACGTCGACCCTTCGTATGATCGCGGACAGGATGGCGCGTAAGCGCGGTCAGTACCTTGCGTTCAACAAGGATATTGCGGCCGACGCCAAGCGTAAATTCCCGGGCAATGTGTCCTGCAGGACGGTGCATTCGGTGGCATACGCCGCGGCCGATCGCGCACTCACCGCAAGGCTGAACCTTCCGAAAGAACCTCCGCATATGCTTGCCGGCCGGTATGGTCTGGGACCACTGCGCGTGCCGACCATTATCGGAAAAACGATTGAACTGTCAGCGTTTCAGGTCGGTCGACTGGTAGCGGACGGAGCAGCACGCTTCTGCCGTTCGGCCCAGTCGGAGCCTGACACCCGCCACATCGTCATCGACGAGCTGGTGACCGAGGAGGCGGCCGACGAGTTGCGCGCCACGCTCTTACCTCACGTTGCAAAGCATTGGGGCGAAAGTATTGCGCCGCAAGGCAAGACCGCCATCACCCCCGATGTCTATCTAAAGTTGTGGGAACGCTCGCGGCCGCAGATCGGTGCGGACTTCATTCTTCTCGATGAGGCACAGGATAGTGACGGCCTCATGCTGTCAGTTCTCCGGTTTCAGAAAAATGCGCAGATCATCTACGTGGGAGACCCGTACCAGCAGATCTACGAATGGCGAGGAGCGGTCAACGCCATGGAGGTGATCAGGGCCCGCGAGTGCGCGCTCACCGAGTCGTTCCGCTTCGGCCAGCACTTCGCAGCCCTTGCTTCGCGCATATTGAATCTGCTCGGGGAGCGTACGCCGCTTCGGGGCCAGGCGGGTATCGCATCCACATTCTACGAAGACGCGGATTCTGCACGCCGCTTTGATGCAGTGCTGTGCAGGAAGAACGTGACGGTGGTAGGCGCACTGGCCAACGGATTGATGGCTGGCCGCAAGGTCGCTGTCCGCGCAAACATTGACGAGATTCTTGCGTTTGCCGACGGCGCAGACAGACTGATGCGAGGCCAGCGGACGTTCACGCCCGCTTCGCTCGCGTTGTTTGAGTCATGGCAGGACGTCCAGGACTACGCTAGCAGCCTGGCCGGTCGGGACCTTCTGCCTGTCGTGCAGATCATCGATCGCGAAGGCACAGCCTATTTGCGCCAGCTGCTATCGCGCGTCACACCGGAGAGCGAGGCGGACTACGTGGTCTCGACCATTCACCGCGCGAAAGGCCTGGAATGGGACCGCGTCAAGGTGTCGGGCGACTTCCGTTTTAAGACTGGCGATGATGGGCGCACAACAATGACCGATGAAGAGAAGCGCCTGCTGTATGTCGGCCTGACACGCGCGCGCACCGAAATGGACGTTTCAGAATTGCGGAGCGATCTTCTCAAAGTCTTCGCGGGTGCCCCAGCGAACTGA
- a CDS encoding tyrosine-type recombinase/integrase: MFERFLRHLALSRTSLAHFGSDHLESFFGDVDNHCSPGTTTRLRYVKLLDRLCRHLLELGIRSSNPVAPFIVAASWPEDDPVPLYLDPAGDAALQGYVQSVAGDDNRLIRNHAIVALFLGSGITAAELRSAVPHDLVLDNVRPYLRVPKRGYRLERTVALPPFSTPALAAWQRLRAASDDALIFPAPGTTDKAVNDVLLGAIVRDALVAIGFHAPDMSPRVLRNTFARRHLLAGRSNDEVRAFLGLSSQRTVIRLRATIQPATVS, translated from the coding sequence ATGTTCGAGCGCTTCCTGCGACACCTGGCGCTATCACGCACGTCACTGGCTCATTTTGGCTCTGATCATCTGGAGTCGTTTTTCGGAGACGTCGACAATCACTGTTCGCCCGGCACCACCACCCGCCTGCGTTACGTCAAACTTCTGGACCGCCTGTGCCGTCACCTGCTCGAACTCGGCATAAGGAGCAGCAATCCGGTGGCACCTTTTATCGTGGCCGCGTCGTGGCCAGAGGATGACCCAGTCCCCCTTTACCTTGATCCTGCAGGCGACGCTGCGCTTCAAGGTTACGTTCAGTCCGTGGCTGGCGACGACAACCGGCTGATCCGTAACCACGCGATCGTTGCTCTTTTTCTGGGTAGCGGCATTACGGCGGCAGAGTTGCGATCCGCCGTGCCGCACGACCTCGTCCTCGACAATGTGCGCCCATACCTGCGCGTGCCGAAGCGCGGGTACCGGCTCGAGCGCACCGTGGCGCTACCGCCCTTTTCAACTCCAGCGCTGGCCGCGTGGCAGCGATTGCGTGCTGCTTCAGATGATGCCCTTATTTTCCCAGCGCCCGGGACGACTGATAAAGCCGTCAACGACGTACTTCTCGGCGCGATCGTGCGCGATGCACTTGTCGCGATCGGCTTTCACGCGCCAGACATGAGTCCGCGCGTCCTGCGCAATACCTTCGCGCGACGCCACCTACTCGCGGGACGCTCCAACGACGAGGTACGCGCCTTTCTTGGACTCTCGAGTCAACGAACCGTGATCCGTTTGCGCGCAACGATTCAGCCGGCCACGGTGTCTTGA
- the tnpB gene encoding IS66 family insertion sequence element accessory protein TnpB (TnpB, as the term is used for proteins encoded by IS66 family insertion elements, is considered an accessory protein, since TnpC, encoded by a neighboring gene, is a DDE family transposase.), whose protein sequence is MIRIDQVWLAVDPLDMRAGFDTALGRVINVFGAAHPHHAYLFANRRANRLKVLVHDGIGIWLAARRLNEGQFVWPRAGSEPRQYALTQEQLEGLVVGLPWQRIGANGVIRVI, encoded by the coding sequence ATGATCCGTATTGATCAGGTGTGGCTGGCAGTTGACCCGCTGGACATGCGGGCCGGATTCGATACGGCACTGGGTCGGGTGATCAACGTGTTCGGCGCCGCGCATCCACACCATGCGTACCTGTTCGCCAACCGGCGGGCCAACCGCCTGAAGGTCCTGGTTCACGATGGGATTGGCATCTGGCTGGCCGCGCGACGGCTGAATGAGGGCCAATTCGTCTGGCCGCGCGCCGGTAGCGAGCCCAGGCAATACGCGCTCACGCAGGAACAGCTCGAAGGTCTGGTAGTGGGTTTGCCGTGGCAGCGCATCGGCGCGAACGGTGTGATCCGTGTCATTTGA
- a CDS encoding alpha/beta fold hydrolase → MGYLHRNNVHISGTGPRTIVFAHGFGCDQNMWRLFASHLSGRYRTVLFDLVGSGGSDLSLYDYKKYASLDGYADDVLEIVAGCSKEPVILVGHSVSATIGMLAAIKAPDLFAANVMIGPSPSFINEGSYVGGFDRSDIEELLDTLDNNFLGWSSNMAPAIMGAPDQPELGAELTNSFCRTDPDIAKHFAHVTFLADHRAELHRVSTPTLIVQSNDDLLAPVVVGEYLHRAIKGSTLAIVDNVGHCPHLSAPGPCLSVTEEFLLNLGL, encoded by the coding sequence ATGGGCTACCTGCATAGGAACAATGTTCATATCTCGGGCACAGGCCCAAGGACAATAGTGTTCGCCCACGGTTTCGGGTGCGACCAGAATATGTGGCGACTGTTCGCATCTCATCTTTCTGGCCGTTACAGAACGGTACTCTTTGATCTCGTCGGCAGCGGCGGCTCTGATCTTTCGCTCTACGATTACAAGAAGTACGCCTCGCTTGATGGCTACGCTGACGACGTCCTCGAAATCGTCGCAGGATGCAGCAAGGAACCTGTCATCCTCGTGGGTCATTCCGTTAGTGCCACAATCGGGATGCTTGCCGCCATCAAGGCCCCTGATTTGTTCGCCGCGAATGTGATGATTGGACCGTCACCGTCGTTCATCAACGAAGGCAGCTATGTTGGTGGCTTTGATCGAAGCGATATCGAAGAGCTGCTTGATACGCTCGACAATAATTTTCTGGGTTGGTCCAGTAACATGGCTCCCGCGATCATGGGCGCTCCGGACCAGCCGGAACTTGGCGCGGAACTGACCAACAGCTTTTGCCGAACCGATCCCGATATCGCCAAACATTTTGCTCACGTCACGTTCCTTGCAGATCATCGTGCCGAACTCCACCGCGTGAGTACCCCGACCCTCATCGTACAATCGAACGACGATCTGCTCGCGCCTGTTGTAGTCGGTGAATATCTGCACCGCGCCATCAAGGGCAGCACCCTCGCGATTGTTGATAACGTTGGCCATTGTCCTCACCTCAGCGCGCCCGGTCCCTGCCTGTCGGTCACCGAGGAGTTTCTGCTGAATCTGGGGCTTTGA
- a CDS encoding DUF7221 family queuine tRNA-ribosyltransferase-like protein — translation MSLESNTDRLPGSQRNAHVDEGLLIRVGIPHSGGKLAFHAFNEGFAGTVSASAFWKPKAGRFRIPETTDLTEIDFALDSAGFTAMRQFQSKGRQAGIAGIYPWTMEQFVELASFAGSAWVAQPDLCCEPELAADQPAIDYRVRATATLLEGMLRVVYTWQDELMRTMSANAVQNLVRIPVPVVQGWSVDDYRRSIDLMLQVWERWAPWIAPPSLIGLGSVCRRHLTDPNHGLYAILEGLEGRLPPGARLHLFGVKGTALERVKMYEWVASVDSMAYDFSARIAARKSGHPNTLAHRSMQMDRWMESAMRRAVPACGDQFRLNFHA, via the coding sequence ATGAGTCTTGAATCAAACACCGACCGCTTGCCCGGTTCACAACGCAACGCGCATGTCGACGAAGGGTTGTTGATCCGCGTCGGCATTCCTCATAGTGGCGGCAAGTTGGCCTTTCACGCCTTCAACGAGGGGTTCGCCGGCACGGTCTCGGCCTCGGCTTTCTGGAAGCCAAAAGCGGGGCGTTTCCGCATTCCCGAAACGACCGATTTGACGGAGATTGATTTTGCTCTGGACAGCGCCGGTTTCACCGCGATGAGGCAATTTCAATCAAAGGGGCGGCAGGCCGGAATCGCCGGCATCTATCCCTGGACGATGGAACAGTTTGTTGAGCTCGCCTCGTTCGCCGGATCGGCGTGGGTAGCACAGCCGGACCTCTGCTGCGAGCCCGAGCTGGCAGCTGATCAGCCTGCGATCGACTATCGGGTGCGAGCGACAGCGACGCTGCTTGAAGGGATGTTACGTGTCGTTTATACGTGGCAAGACGAACTGATGCGGACAATGAGCGCAAATGCTGTACAGAACCTGGTCCGTATCCCAGTACCAGTGGTGCAGGGCTGGTCGGTTGACGATTACCGGCGCAGCATCGACCTGATGTTACAGGTGTGGGAGCGCTGGGCGCCGTGGATAGCACCGCCCTCACTGATCGGCCTGGGCTCCGTATGCCGTCGGCATCTCACGGACCCGAATCACGGCCTTTATGCGATTCTGGAAGGGCTGGAAGGGCGCTTGCCGCCGGGTGCGCGTCTACACCTGTTCGGCGTCAAAGGAACCGCTCTGGAGCGGGTGAAGATGTATGAATGGGTGGCGAGCGTCGACTCAATGGCCTACGATTTCTCCGCACGTATTGCAGCCCGGAAATCAGGTCATCCGAACACACTCGCACATCGCTCCATGCAGATGGATCGGTGGATGGAGTCCGCAATGCGGCGCGCAGTTCCCGCGTGCGGCGATCAGTTCCGTCTGAATTTCCATGCCTGA
- the mauJ gene encoding methylamine utilization protein MauJ produces MPSEALAFYREGSRLRRIHDNYSFLSFRNVIESQFANDRTKRQWINANLVNLTDKRVVTRIAELLANGLDVGDHLYESGRCVVAHASLNGEIVDPDVPVDRRRISSGLCIMEALARHYISPELHIEDDRET; encoded by the coding sequence GTGCCTTCGGAAGCTTTGGCGTTTTACCGCGAAGGAAGTCGCCTTCGCCGCATTCATGATAACTACTCTTTTTTAAGTTTTCGTAACGTTATTGAGTCGCAATTTGCGAATGACAGAACCAAGAGACAATGGATTAACGCGAACCTCGTCAATCTGACTGACAAGAGAGTTGTTACACGAATCGCCGAGCTCCTGGCCAATGGCCTAGATGTCGGCGATCATCTCTATGAAAGTGGACGTTGCGTTGTCGCTCACGCAAGTTTGAATGGAGAGATTGTCGATCCAGACGTGCCTGTAGACCGCCGTCGTATATCCAGCGGCCTTTGCATCATGGAGGCACTTGCGCGGCATTACATTTCCCCCGAATTGCATATTGAGGACGATCGTGAAACGTAA
- a CDS encoding hybrid sensor histidine kinase/response regulator has protein sequence MDSSQRVLIPISDAFEQAPCGLLSTATDGTILRVNGTFCRWTGFAAVELLDQRRIQDLLTMGGKVFHQTHWAPLLQMQRSVAEVKLEIRHRDGHKVPMLINAVRHRQGDSEYDDFACMLVMDRHAYEQELLRVRQQAQRALDEKTVAEEALRCADRRKDEFVATIAHELRNPLAPIQAAARLFARQNFSDPRLAWSCKVRDRQAIQLARLVGDLLDVSRVAEGKLEIKVEHVDLTLVVRQASEGSRGTLEGAGHLFIVDLPAQPLFVDADAGRLIQIIENLLINAAKYTPEGGTIQLSVRRDERSATIVVQDTGIGITTEDLPSIFGIFTQLSSGQSRSQGGLGIGRSLVRALTERHGGRVGVSSDGPNKGSEFTVQLPLSPVQSANPIALSPSYKPASSICRVLIVDDNEDAALSLATLLDMDGHNAHTVNNGAKALEIIDIFLPDVMVIDIGLPDMSGYELASRIKQLSAEKRILLIALTGRSEEKDRQAASDAGFHHFMTKPLLYKTFLELL, from the coding sequence ATGGATTCATCGCAGCGTGTCCTGATTCCCATCAGTGACGCTTTTGAGCAGGCGCCGTGCGGTTTGCTTTCGACCGCGACCGACGGAACGATTCTGCGCGTGAACGGGACGTTCTGCCGGTGGACGGGGTTTGCTGCTGTCGAGCTGCTCGACCAACGGCGCATTCAGGATCTCCTGACGATGGGTGGCAAGGTTTTTCATCAAACTCACTGGGCACCACTTCTGCAGATGCAGCGCTCGGTGGCCGAGGTCAAGCTCGAGATACGGCACCGAGATGGACACAAGGTGCCAATGCTGATCAACGCTGTTCGCCACCGACAGGGAGATTCTGAGTATGATGATTTCGCCTGCATGCTCGTCATGGATCGTCATGCTTATGAGCAGGAATTGCTGCGTGTGAGGCAGCAGGCGCAACGCGCGCTCGATGAAAAAACTGTTGCTGAGGAAGCGCTCCGATGTGCTGACCGTCGCAAAGACGAGTTTGTCGCTACCATCGCGCACGAGCTTCGAAATCCCTTGGCGCCTATACAGGCGGCTGCCCGGCTATTTGCTCGTCAAAACTTCAGCGATCCCCGCCTCGCCTGGTCGTGTAAGGTACGCGATCGACAAGCTATCCAACTAGCAAGATTGGTGGGCGATCTGCTTGACGTGTCCCGTGTAGCCGAAGGGAAACTGGAAATCAAGGTCGAGCATGTTGACCTGACACTGGTCGTCCGCCAGGCGAGCGAAGGATCTCGCGGGACCCTGGAGGGTGCAGGTCATCTGTTCATCGTTGATCTTCCTGCCCAGCCTCTTTTCGTCGACGCTGATGCCGGGCGCCTGATACAGATCATAGAAAATCTTTTAATCAACGCCGCGAAATATACCCCAGAAGGCGGAACAATACAGCTTTCTGTCCGTCGCGATGAGCGGAGCGCGACCATCGTCGTGCAGGACACTGGAATCGGTATCACGACTGAAGACCTTCCATCAATTTTTGGTATTTTTACGCAACTTTCATCGGGGCAATCGCGTTCTCAGGGCGGCCTTGGTATCGGTCGTTCGCTTGTTCGTGCGTTGACTGAACGACACGGAGGCAGAGTCGGCGTTTCAAGTGACGGGCCTAACAAAGGCAGCGAATTTACTGTTCAATTACCGCTTTCTCCCGTCCAAAGCGCGAATCCAATTGCGCTCTCACCGTCGTACAAGCCGGCAAGTAGTATTTGCCGGGTACTGATAGTGGACGATAACGAAGATGCCGCATTGAGCCTCGCCACTTTGCTCGACATGGACGGACACAATGCACATACAGTTAATAACGGTGCGAAGGCATTAGAGATAATTGACATTTTCTTGCCCGACGTGATGGTCATTGACATCGGCCTCCCTGACATGTCGGGTTACGAGTTGGCGAGTCGTATCAAGCAGCTTTCAGCTGAGAAAAGAATTCTACTGATCGCGCTGACAGGCCGAAGCGAGGAAAAAGATCGCCAGGCTGCATCCGATGCCGGATTTCACCATTTCATGACGAAGCCGTTACTCTATAAAACCTTCCTTGAGCTACTCTGA